A genome region from Leptodactylus fuscus isolate aLepFus1 chromosome 6, aLepFus1.hap2, whole genome shotgun sequence includes the following:
- the CPLANE2 gene encoding ciliogenesis and planar polarity effector 2: MSRVLIPKPGALIIPDWLQSPEGRDYLTCILRKKKRRTFGLLERPVLPPQLPADVASYKIFVSGKSGVGKTSLIAKLCGLEVPTMHHETTGIQTSCVYWPVHPRDSDRPIIFAFQFWDCGESSLRKFDHILPACKEKADAVLFLFSFTDRSSFEDVPALISRTLSQEENVARVVIGTKLDQFMHTDVTEQDIRDFQQTWQLPVMRVRSVNGPRLSDGRSLDGRAELADTAPVLNGLAEVLWHRDQITAGLVDNGEHGSQEEIGGQPS, encoded by the exons ATGTCCAGGGTCCTCATTCCCAAACCCGGAGCTCTGATCATACCGGACTGGCTGCAGTCACCCGAGGGCCGGGACTATCTGACGTGCATCCTgcgtaagaagaagaggagaacgTTCG GGCTGCTCGAGAGGCCGGTTCTCCCCCCGCAGCTTCCTGCTGATGTCGCCAGTTACAAAATCTTTGTCTCAGGGAAAAGTGGTGTAGGCAAGACGTCCCTTATAGCCAAACTGTGCGGCTTGGAGGTGCCCACTATGCACCATGAAACCACAG GTATCCAGACGTCCTGTGTATATTGGCCGGTACATCCCAGAGACAGTGACCGCCCCATTATATTTGCCTTCCAGTTCTGGGATTGTGGAGAGTCATCTCTTAGGAAGTTTGATCACATTCTGCCG GCCTGTAAGGAGAAAGCTGATGCTGTGCTTTTCCTCTTCTCCTTCACGGATCGCTCCTCCTTTGAGGATGTGCCAGCCCTGATCTCTCGGACCTTGAGCCAAGAAGAGAATGTGGCACGCGTGGTGATTGGCACTAA ACTGGACCAGTTCATGCACACAGACGTCACTGAGCAGGACATCAGGGACTTCCAGCAGACATGGCAGCTGCCAGTCATGCGGGTGAGGAGCGTCAATGGACCACGGCTCAGTGATGGGCGGAGCCTGGACGGACGGGCAGAGCTGGCGGACACCGCACCAGTGCTGAATGGGTTAGCTGAGGTTCTTTGGCATAGAGACCAGATCACTGCTGGACTGGTTGATAATGGAGAGCATGGATCGCAGGAAGAGATCGGGGGCCAGCCATCATAA
- the FBXO42 gene encoding F-box only protein 42 — MASSSESEDDAFMAIDGEDAVDGTMEQDDESQAMPEVTKHNRSMSELPEEVLEYILSFLSPYQEHKTAALVCKQWYRLIKGVAHQCYHGFIKAVHDGNIQWESRTYPYPGTPITQRFSHSACYYDSNQSMYVFGGCTQSSCNAAFNDLWRLDLNSKEWIRPLASGSYPSPKAGATLVVYKELLVLFGGWTRPSPYPLHQPERFFDEIHTYSPSKNWWNCIVTTHGPPPMAGHSSCVIGDKMIVFGGSLGSRQMSNDVWVLDMEQWSWSKPNISGPSPHPRGGQSQIVIDNETILILGGCGGPNALFKDAWLLHMNTNPWTWQQLKVENEEHGAPELWCHPACRVGQCVVVFSQAPSGRAPLSPSLNSRPSPISATPPALAPETREYRSHSPVRAPDEAPCVNGRWGTLRPRPPRQTGGGSREGSLSPARGDGLSPVLNGGSISPAAALDSPLQVISPSAAESCEHKASPPARRGSLPEQKDLCPGAEDCTWKRGDLDVDPTSRNLPEQTNGIHTPPHIASTFSGAVSPGALRRGLEAVRALVTSSPSSSSSHGGANPISPPTLTSPGSPSSGSDAASARPVPAQSDGHSLPPIARRLGHHPPQSLNVGKPLYQSMNCKPMQMYALDIQGTRERGRVKWKVFSNSSVVGPPETSLHTVVQGRGELIIFGGLMDKKQNVKYYPKTNALYFVRAKR, encoded by the exons ATGGCCAGCTCGTCTGAGAGTGAAGATGATGCATTCATGGCCATTGACGGAGAGGACGCAGTAGACGGGACTATGGAGCAGGATGACGAGTCGCAGGCGATGCCTGAGGTGACCAAGCATAATCGATCAATGTCCGAGCTGCCGGAGGAGGTCCTGGAATACATCCTTTCCTTCCTGTCTCCGTATCAGGAACATAAAACCGCAGCCTTGGTGTGCAAGCAGTGGTACCGGCTCATCAAGG GGGTCGCTCACCAGTGCTATCATGGATTCATTAAAGCTGTTCATGATGGAAATATTCAGTGGGAAAGCCGGACCTACCCCTATCCTGGGACCCCAATTACTCAGCGCTTCTCACACA GTGCTTGTTACTACGACTCCAACCAGTCCATGTACGTGTTTGGCGGCTGCACACAGAGTAGCTGTAACGCTGCTTTCAATGACTTGTGGCGCCTGGACCTCAACAGCAAAGAATGGATCCGACCTCTGGCCTCAG GTTCCTATCCGTCTCCAAAGGCAGGGGCCACACTTGTTGTTTACAAGGAGCTGCTGGTTCTGTTTGGTGGATGGACCCGCCCTAGCCCGTACCCCTTACATCAGCCGGAACGCTTCTTTGATGAGATTCATACATATTCTCCATCTAAAAACTG GTGGAACTGCATTGTCACCACCCACGGGCCCCCACCGATGGCTGGGCATTCGTCTTGTGTTATTGGTGATAAGATGATCGTCTTTGGTGGATCTCTTGGTTCTCGACAAAT GAGTAATGATGTCTGGGTGCTTGACATGGAACAGTGGTCATGGTCCAAACCAAATATCTCTGGGCCCAGCCCTCACCCCCGAGGAGGACAATCCCAG ATTGTCATTGACAATGAGACTATCCTAATCCTGGGCGGCTGCGGAGGTCCTAATGCT CTCTTTAAAGATGCTTGGCTGCTACACATGAATACAAATCCATGGACTTGGCAGCAGCTGAAAGTGGAAAATGAGGAGCATGGAGCCCCAGAACTGTGGTGCCATCCAGCTTGTAGG GTGGGCCAGTGTGTTGTGGTGTTCAGTCAAGCCCCCAGTGGCCGTGCTCCTCTTAGCCCAAGCTTGAATTCCCGTCCATCACCAATCAGTGCGACTCCACCTGCCTTGGCTCCGGAGACCAGAGAGTACCGATCACACTCGCCAGTCCGAGCGCCTGATGAAGCCCCTTGTGTAAATGGCCGCTGGGGGACTCTTAGGCCCCGGCCTCCGAGGCAAACTGGTGGTGGTTCCCGTGAAGGTAGCCTGTCCCCAGCTAGGGGTGATGGCTTATCTCCTGTCCTTAATGGGGGCAGTATATCGCCTGCTGCAGCTTTGGACAGTCCCTTACAGGTTATTTCTCCCTCTGCTGCTGAAAGCTGTGAGCATAAGGCCTCTCCACCGGCGCGCCGGGGCTCTCTTCCAGAGCAAAAGGATTTATGTCCTGGTGCAGAAGATTGCACATGGAAAAGAGGGGATTTAGATGTGGACCCTACCAGTAGAAACCTGCCTGAACAGACAAATGGAATCCATACTCCCCCACACATCGCTTCTACATTTTCTGGAGCGGTCTCACCTGGAGCACTTCGACGGGGGCTGGAAGCAGTTCGAGCCCTTGTAACTTCCTCCCCTTCATCCTCTTCATCACATGGGGGAGCGAACCCCATCAGCCCCCCTACCCTCACCTCACCAGGTTCTCCCAGCAGCGGCTCTGATGCAGCTTCAGCACGTCCAGTCCCAGCCCAAAGTGATGGCCATTCCCTGCCCCCTATCGCGCGTCGTCTAGGACATCACCCGCCTCAATCACTAAATGTGGGGAAGCCCTTATATCAGAGCATGAACTGCAAGCCTATGCAGATGTATGCCTTGGACATTCAGGGAACCCGAGAAAGGGGCCGCGTaaaatggaaggttttcagcaACAGCTCTGTGGTGGGGCCTCCTGAGACCAGTCTACACACTGTTGTGCAGGGGCGAGGAGAGCTCATTATATTTGGAGGTCTCATGGACAAAAAACAGAACGTCAAATATTACCCCAAAACCAACGCCTTGTATTTTGTAAGAGCCAAGAGATAA